ATATGGGCATATCTTCGATCCCAGTCGATCTCACCCTGGGCGGACATACCCGGCTCAATAGCGCCGCCTGCACCGTCACAGCGGTGCCAGATCTTCAACGGCTCGCCCCTGTCGGTAACGGTGTCGGTAACGGTTACGGGTTGCCCGTCGATCACAATCCGTCCGGTATCGCCCTTCTGCCCGCCTCCCTCAGGGTAGAAGCATGTCCGGCTGAGTGCGATCTCGTCTCCGCGCACATCAATGACCTCACCTTCAAATGATTTCAGGTAAGCATCATCGGTAAATAGTCTTTCCGTTGTTTTTTCCATGTCAGTCCTGATAGATTCGTTTTTTCATCCTTGTGCGCGCTTCGGGGGTGCCATCATGGAACGTCCCGAAAAACTTATCCCACGGTAAGTCAATCGAACCATAATTGCATTCAAAATAACGGTGATGGAGCTGATGGTGAAAATGTCCTATTTCAAGCCGGCGTTTGTTTTTGATTAGCAGGGCATCAAAGCCCGTATGGCCGAACACGGCAGACAGTGCCAGCATATAGAGATGGAAGATGATATGCATCGGATGCGTCGGAACGGCAAAATGGATAAGGATTGATGAGAAATATAAAACATGCTCAACAGGGTGCATGGAAATGCCGGTAAACGGTCCTATATTCACGTTGCGATGATGCAGGCTGTGAAAGTGCTTATAGAGCGGCTTAATGTGCAGAATGCGATGAAACACATAGAAGTGGAACGAGATCCAGAGTGAGATCAGCGGCAGGGCCAGAACAGACCAGACGGGCATCTCACCGAAGCTGATGACATTGATATATCCATTGCCCATGGCCCAGAACATCAGGATCTCATAAGCTGACCAGACCGCAACACCGCTGACCAGCGTGTAGAACATATTGTCGTATAGCTGGTTGTTAAACAGGAACCGGTCGCTATTCCGGTGCAGGAACGGTTCCACATATTTGAGTTCTGTCTGCTGTATGCGCTTTTTATAGAAATAGTAATGCAGCACGCCGGCAACCAGGATCATGGTGCCGAGGTTGCGCAGATAGATAACGGCCGCCCAGTCCGCAGTGAGGGTTGCCGTTACGGTGAGTGATGGGCTGGCGTAATAAAGGGCGGCAATAGCCATGATGATGAAGAGAGTGGACTCTGATATGGTCAGCCAGCCGTCACGATAATAGACCGCCGCATCCTTCCACCTGATCGGCCAGGAAAAAAGCGG
Above is a genomic segment from Parvularculales bacterium containing:
- a CDS encoding sterol desaturase family protein; amino-acid sequence: MPESKSSTASREWHYHPDFPIDNNPLFSWPIRWKDAAVYYRDGWLTISESTLFIIMAIAALYYASPSLTVTATLTADWAAVIYLRNLGTMILVAGVLHYYFYKKRIQQTELKYVEPFLHRNSDRFLFNNQLYDNMFYTLVSGVAVWSAYEILMFWAMGNGYINVISFGEMPVWSVLALPLISLWISFHFYVFHRILHIKPLYKHFHSLHHRNVNIGPFTGISMHPVEHVLYFSSILIHFAVPTHPMHIIFHLYMLALSAVFGHTGFDALLIKNKRRLEIGHFHHQLHHRYFECNYGSIDLPWDKFFGTFHDGTPEARTRMKKRIYQD